From one Caldichromatium japonicum genomic stretch:
- a CDS encoding HD-GYP domain-containing protein encodes MNERRFDKDELRIGMFVMLDLPWLSHPFLTNSFKIRNQHQINILRQLDLETIRVDLDRSDPFWAQDQSDSPAADALADEAGGQAFTSKLWSEKHTRIQQLKERRARLNQCAKCYLQKANLARSIMSHLRSAPAQAAEEAVELVGGMVDELTEDPETTVQLVNLKHRDENSYNHAVNVSALALVLGREFDLDQAQLRLLGMGALFHDLGHLKIPSQILMKKGPLTEAERRFYQQHPRYGAEIARQIGTLPAGVIEIIVKHHEHMDGSGFPEGLSARDLGLLTRILTVVNRYDNLCNGFGSERDLSPHQAISRMYSKERQWYDPKVLTTFITHLGVYPPGTVVRLNDGRIAVVTSINTEDLLKPNVLVYSEEIPAEEALILNLIEEEIGIRESLKISELTQAQIEYLNLSDKLSYYFQGQRHGRVR; translated from the coding sequence GTGAACGAACGGCGATTTGATAAGGATGAGCTGCGCATCGGCATGTTCGTCATGCTCGACCTGCCCTGGTTAAGCCATCCGTTCCTGACAAATAGCTTCAAGATCCGCAACCAGCATCAGATCAACATCCTACGCCAGCTGGATCTTGAGACGATACGCGTCGACTTGGATCGCAGCGATCCCTTCTGGGCGCAGGACCAGTCCGACTCACCAGCAGCTGATGCCTTGGCCGATGAGGCCGGAGGACAGGCATTTACCTCTAAGCTCTGGAGCGAAAAGCATACACGCATCCAACAGCTCAAGGAACGCCGCGCCCGTCTCAATCAGTGCGCCAAGTGCTATCTGCAAAAGGCCAATCTGGCGCGCAGCATCATGTCGCACCTGCGTTCGGCCCCGGCCCAGGCGGCTGAGGAAGCGGTTGAGCTGGTCGGCGGGATGGTCGATGAGCTGACCGAGGACCCCGAGACCACGGTGCAACTGGTCAATCTCAAGCATCGAGATGAGAACAGCTACAATCATGCAGTCAATGTCTCGGCGCTCGCCTTGGTGCTCGGGCGCGAGTTCGATCTGGATCAGGCCCAGTTGCGCCTGCTCGGGATGGGGGCCTTGTTTCATGACTTGGGGCATCTCAAGATCCCCAGCCAGATCCTGATGAAAAAGGGCCCATTGACCGAGGCCGAGCGCCGGTTTTATCAACAGCACCCGCGCTATGGCGCCGAGATCGCCCGCCAGATCGGCACCCTACCTGCCGGGGTCATCGAGATCATCGTCAAGCATCATGAACACATGGATGGCAGCGGCTTCCCTGAGGGCCTATCGGCTAGGGATCTGGGTCTGCTCACCCGCATCCTGACGGTGGTCAACCGGTATGACAATCTGTGCAACGGCTTCGGCAGCGAACGGGATCTGTCGCCCCATCAGGCGATTTCGCGCATGTATTCCAAAGAGCGCCAATGGTACGATCCCAAGGTCCTAACGACCTTCATTACCCATCTGGGCGTCTATCCACCGGGAACCGTGGTGCGCTTGAACGATGGGCGGATCGCCGTAGTGACCTCGATCAATACCGAGGATCTGCTCAAACCGAATGTCTTGGTCTATTCCGAGGAGATTCCTGCTGAGGAGGCCTTGATCCTCAATCTGATCGAGGAAGAGATTGGTATTCGTGAGAGCTTGAAGATTTCCGAATTGACCCAGGCACAGATCGAATATCTCAATCTCTCGGACAAACTCAGTTACTACTTCCAAGGCCAGAGACACGGGCGGGTCCGTTGA
- a CDS encoding methyltransferase domain-containing protein gives MLYPLLASVLVFGLSLQPVWAGDALDVPLPGKRSIVRVGAIPNPVTETARQDAQRLFAGLTAKKPALVEQAIAEIEAHRSDEVPGGSGSALIWLARAWLKMNQVGWEAARPAAKLERAYFDFFLADDAKHLKEYLQRKYRAGDYSPPDPESHLDRLTFLDDLILFNNPDRSQWDATERVMAIIGELKPEVRRAIDLGAGFGYFSTRIAETLGTGSVVYAADTEKTYVEQLRRFILDYGIEGIEPILSKTNDIVVREPTDLVFIASLYHVLYAWSQPGERNAFMKTLHRTLRPGGYLIILDNREQEGRSLHNAYVDREFVLAQLYYYGFELVRDENLSPYRYLLVLRKSATPQPPVYTAAPDQDRIRVENADAVIHIGSLDSFDITPSGVAAGRLMLKALAGDQDAARQAIRLYDSIIPNENFGGEYTALQWTARYLLANEDERREMTRDPLTAEFIAYLSKDHYAELKHYIARKYKLKDVVNIAPDEEAVDEKTREIGIVRRQAFEDFILFNNPERDRWENSPKVMALLPIQPGDHVVDVGSGPGFYTFKFAERVGRQGRVEAFDTKDSHIDFLNALARQWGLDQVVGRVSKTDGFSSQEPGSADLVFMCSLYHILYGVSSQAEREGMINSIRQALKPSGRLAIVDNGPVPSGVLPYHGPYIRRELIVSQLKQYGFVLESSAQIIPQRYLLIFRPYRRQAP, from the coding sequence ATGCTCTATCCATTGCTCGCGTCGGTCTTGGTGTTCGGTCTATCCCTGCAACCTGTCTGGGCCGGTGATGCGCTCGATGTACCCCTGCCTGGCAAACGTTCGATCGTGCGGGTGGGTGCCATCCCCAATCCAGTGACTGAGACGGCGCGGCAAGATGCCCAGAGGCTTTTCGCTGGCCTCACTGCCAAAAAACCGGCCTTGGTGGAACAGGCGATCGCTGAGATCGAGGCCCATCGCTCCGATGAGGTTCCGGGCGGTAGCGGCTCGGCCCTGATCTGGTTGGCGCGCGCCTGGCTGAAGATGAATCAAGTTGGCTGGGAAGCAGCGCGTCCTGCCGCCAAGCTCGAGCGGGCCTATTTCGATTTCTTTCTCGCCGATGATGCCAAGCATCTCAAGGAATATCTCCAGCGCAAATATCGCGCTGGTGATTATAGCCCGCCCGATCCTGAGTCCCATCTCGATCGCCTGACCTTCCTCGATGACCTGATCCTGTTCAATAACCCCGACCGTTCGCAATGGGATGCGACTGAACGGGTCATGGCAATCATCGGCGAATTAAAACCTGAGGTCCGGCGGGCCATCGATCTAGGGGCCGGTTTTGGCTATTTCTCAACCCGAATCGCCGAGACGCTGGGCACAGGCTCGGTCGTCTATGCAGCAGATACCGAAAAGACTTATGTCGAACAGTTGCGCCGGTTTATTCTTGACTATGGGATCGAGGGCATTGAGCCGATCCTGTCCAAGACCAATGACATCGTGGTGCGCGAGCCGACCGATCTGGTCTTTATCGCCTCACTCTATCATGTGCTCTATGCCTGGAGCCAACCCGGCGAGCGCAATGCCTTCATGAAGACCCTGCATCGCACCCTGCGTCCAGGCGGTTATCTGATCATTCTGGACAATCGCGAACAGGAGGGGCGTTCATTGCATAACGCCTATGTGGATCGCGAATTTGTCTTGGCCCAGTTGTATTATTATGGTTTCGAATTGGTCAGGGATGAGAACCTGTCGCCCTATCGCTATCTCTTGGTCTTGCGCAAGTCCGCTACACCCCAGCCGCCGGTCTATACTGCAGCACCGGATCAAGACCGCATTCGGGTCGAGAACGCCGATGCGGTCATCCATATCGGCAGCCTGGATTCCTTCGATATCACGCCATCTGGGGTTGCCGCCGGGCGACTGATGCTCAAGGCGCTTGCAGGCGATCAGGACGCCGCGCGTCAGGCCATTCGCCTCTATGACAGCATCATCCCCAATGAGAATTTCGGCGGTGAATATACCGCCTTGCAATGGACCGCCCGTTATCTACTCGCCAATGAGGACGAACGGCGGGAAATGACCCGCGATCCCTTGACGGCTGAGTTCATTGCTTATCTCTCAAAGGATCACTATGCTGAGCTCAAGCATTATATCGCCCGCAAATACAAGCTCAAGGATGTGGTGAACATCGCACCCGATGAGGAGGCAGTGGATGAAAAAACCCGTGAGATCGGGATCGTCCGCCGACAGGCCTTCGAGGATTTCATCCTCTTCAATAATCCCGAACGCGACCGCTGGGAGAACTCGCCCAAGGTCATGGCGCTCTTACCTATCCAACCCGGCGATCATGTGGTCGATGTCGGTAGCGGTCCGGGCTTTTATACCTTCAAGTTTGCCGAGCGGGTGGGTCGTCAGGGACGGGTCGAGGCGTTCGACACTAAGGACTCGCACATCGACTTTCTCAACGCCCTGGCGCGTCAATGGGGCCTCGATCAGGTCGTAGGGCGCGTCTCCAAGACCGATGGTTTCAGCAGCCAGGAACCTGGAAGCGCCGATCTGGTCTTTATGTGTTCGCTGTATCACATCCTGTATGGCGTCTCGTCGCAGGCCGAGCGGGAAGGGATGATCAACAGCATCCGGCAGGCGCTCAAGCCCAGTGGGCGTCTGGCGATTGTCGATAACGGGCCAGTGCCCTCAGGTGTCTTGCCCTATCATGGTCCCTATATCCGCCGGGAGTTGATCGTCTCCCAGCTCAAGCAGTATGGCTTTGTGCTCGAGTCCAGCGCCCAGATCATTCCCCAGCGCTATCTTTTGATCTTTAGGCCCTACAGACGTCAAGCGCCTTAA
- a CDS encoding DMT family transporter: protein MRFEGSGAGMAQELIGILAALASAATWAAGALLLKPFAERLPAMALAFAKGVFSLIVLCALILLAQPAAPSWMTAAVLFSSGILGIGVADTLFFKALRALSSHSVVQLMLLGQVATIIMAVAFLGERLVWLQWGGLGLVILGVALVLLDPEPGAEEGEGRATARGVLFGLGSVLAMAFSVTLAKGALAETDALTATWWRMAGGVVSLFVSAPMFYLGAGNWLTPLVADWRLAICFCLIATLVALGGFFLSLVAMKWTPLAIANTLLSTEPLFVLLITFLVYHQIPSRRRLAGSLIGVVGVAVLSVRTLLN, encoded by the coding sequence ATGAGGTTCGAGGGCAGCGGGGCGGGGATGGCGCAAGAGCTGATCGGCATCCTCGCTGCCTTGGCCTCGGCGGCAACCTGGGCAGCGGGTGCCCTATTGTTGAAGCCTTTTGCCGAGCGCCTGCCGGCGATGGCCTTGGCCTTCGCCAAAGGTGTCTTTAGCCTGATCGTGCTCTGCGCCCTGATCCTCCTGGCCCAGCCCGCGGCGCCATCCTGGATGACCGCAGCGGTGCTCTTCAGCAGCGGTATCCTGGGGATTGGGGTTGCTGACACCCTGTTTTTCAAGGCGCTGCGGGCGTTGTCCTCGCATTCGGTGGTGCAGCTCATGCTGCTGGGGCAGGTGGCCACCATCATTATGGCGGTGGCCTTCCTCGGTGAGCGCCTGGTCTGGCTGCAATGGGGAGGACTAGGTCTGGTGATCCTGGGGGTGGCGTTGGTCTTGCTGGACCCAGAACCAGGTGCGGAGGAAGGTGAGGGGCGTGCCACAGCACGCGGCGTACTGTTTGGTCTGGGCTCGGTGCTGGCGATGGCCTTCTCCGTCACCCTGGCCAAGGGCGCATTGGCTGAAACCGATGCGCTGACTGCGACCTGGTGGCGGATGGCGGGCGGGGTGGTATCGCTATTTGTCTCGGCGCCGATGTTTTATCTGGGGGCGGGAAATTGGTTGACGCCCCTGGTCGCCGATTGGCGGTTAGCAATCTGTTTTTGTCTGATCGCTACCCTGGTCGCCCTGGGTGGATTCTTTCTGTCGCTGGTCGCGATGAAATGGACCCCCTTGGCGATCGCCAATACCCTGCTATCGACCGAGCCCTTGTTCGTGTTATTGATCACGTTCCTCGTCTATCACCAGATCCCTAGCCGACGGCGTTTGGCGGGGAGCTTGATCGGTGTCGTGGGTGTTGCTGTTCTGTCGGTCAGGACGCTCTTGAATTAG
- a CDS encoding biotin synthase BioB: MQKPDLRALCAQIQGDESFAEAVKAALRLRGESQEELFAIACESRLQGFPDRRAEVRSVIEISNICKQRCNYCNIGSPDTKKYVIPSADLVEIAAFLYHERGRRVLLLQAGENKDQRFVAHFVHACARIKERMPDLQLIGCIGNLSRVQYQALREAGVDRYLLKIEASRPELYETVKPNDRWQDRYQCLLDLLDLGFMVGSGIIVGLPGQTEDDLVADLRFLTGLKLDMVSASVFIPGHGTVYEHCPPGDVETTLNFMALLRILNPHALMPTTSSLEKLKPDGQYLGLMAGANTLTAHDGTPAAFQHLFPIYDETRYRPNDDYLRALAARAGLVAAAS; encoded by the coding sequence ATGCAAAAGCCTGACCTGCGCGCGCTCTGCGCCCAAATCCAGGGCGATGAGTCTTTTGCCGAGGCAGTCAAGGCGGCTCTCAGACTGCGCGGGGAGTCCCAAGAAGAACTCTTCGCCATTGCCTGTGAGTCGAGACTGCAGGGCTTTCCGGATCGCCGCGCCGAGGTACGCAGCGTCATCGAGATCTCTAACATCTGCAAACAACGCTGCAACTATTGCAATATCGGTAGCCCAGATACCAAGAAATATGTCATCCCGAGCGCCGATCTGGTCGAGATCGCCGCCTTTCTCTATCACGAGCGGGGCCGGCGCGTTCTGCTATTACAGGCGGGCGAAAACAAGGATCAGCGTTTTGTCGCCCATTTCGTGCATGCTTGTGCCCGCATCAAAGAGCGCATGCCCGACCTCCAATTGATCGGCTGTATCGGCAATCTCAGTCGCGTGCAATATCAGGCGCTGCGTGAGGCTGGGGTCGATCGCTATCTGTTGAAGATCGAGGCCTCACGCCCTGAGCTTTATGAAACGGTCAAGCCCAATGACCGCTGGCAGGATCGCTATCAATGTCTCTTGGATCTGCTCGATCTGGGCTTCATGGTCGGCAGCGGTATCATCGTTGGACTCCCTGGTCAGACCGAGGACGATCTAGTCGCGGATCTGCGTTTCTTGACCGGGCTTAAACTCGATATGGTAAGCGCCTCGGTCTTCATCCCTGGCCATGGCACCGTCTATGAGCACTGCCCCCCAGGGGATGTCGAGACTACGCTCAACTTCATGGCCCTGCTGCGTATCCTCAATCCCCACGCCCTTATGCCGACCACGAGCTCACTCGAAAAACTCAAACCCGATGGCCAATACCTGGGGTTGATGGCAGGGGCCAATACCCTGACTGCTCATGACGGCACTCCGGCGGCGTTTCAGCATCTCTTTCCGATCTATGACGAAACCCGTTATCGACCCAATGACGATTATTTGCGCGCGCTTGCTGCCCGTGCCGGGCTTGTCGCCGCTGCTTCTTGA
- a CDS encoding IS630 family transposase, which translates to MRLLSFAAREGAQGLKDKGGGRKVGEKRALLAEQDAQIRKLMCDGTPDELKLPFALWSRQAVRQLILGCFGIELRPQGEGKYMVRWGLTPQKPIRRAYEQSPPAGKTWLEEIYPDIARRAKAEGAEIHWGDETGLRSDEVRGRSYAPAIKTSEIRVTHRREGLSVISTLTNRGKVPWKAFAGAMNADILIDFMKRLVKDARGKKIFLILDNLRVHHTKPVKAWLAACANQIEASSLPPYSPALNPNEMLKATITAQAPSRAKGDLKKATVSHLRRLLNSPQRIMRYFQHPKLHDAA; encoded by the coding sequence ATGAGATTGCTGTCGTTTGCGGCGCGCGAAGGGGCCCAAGGGCTCAAGGACAAGGGGGGTGGGCGCAAGGTGGGTGAGAAGCGGGCGCTGTTGGCGGAGCAGGACGCCCAGATACGCAAGCTCATGTGCGACGGGACGCCGGATGAGCTGAAGCTGCCGTTTGCGCTGTGGAGCCGGCAGGCGGTGCGGCAGTTGATCCTCGGCTGTTTTGGCATCGAGCTCAGGCCGCAGGGGGAGGGCAAGTACATGGTGCGCTGGGGATTGACGCCCCAGAAACCGATTCGGCGCGCCTATGAGCAAAGCCCGCCGGCGGGCAAGACGTGGCTTGAGGAGATCTACCCGGACATTGCCCGGCGCGCCAAGGCCGAGGGCGCCGAAATCCACTGGGGCGATGAAACGGGGCTGCGCTCGGACGAGGTGCGCGGGCGCTCTTATGCGCCGGCGATCAAGACGTCCGAGATTCGCGTCACGCACCGTCGCGAAGGCCTGTCGGTGATCTCGACGCTGACCAACCGCGGCAAGGTGCCTTGGAAGGCGTTCGCGGGGGCGATGAACGCCGACATCCTGATCGACTTCATGAAGCGGCTGGTCAAGGACGCCAGGGGCAAGAAGATCTTCCTCATCCTCGACAACCTGCGCGTGCATCACACCAAGCCGGTCAAGGCCTGGCTGGCTGCATGCGCCAATCAAATCGAGGCCTCCTCCCTCCCCCCCTACAGCCCAGCACTGAACCCCAACGAGATGCTCAAGGCCACCATCACCGCGCAGGCGCCCTCCCGCGCCAAGGGCGATCTGAAGAAGGCGACCGTCAGCCACCTGCGCCGCCTTCTCAATTCCCCCCAACGCATCATGCGCTACTTCCAGCATCCCAAGCTCCATGATGCCGCGTAA
- a CDS encoding coproporphyrinogen-III oxidase family protein → MNTLVNTASHVWDLVEPEHLEQRVQEFRRLRELGMIAQSGDFFPSVHYPPITMYPPAEPEQVLAGYTLPPDGLFDVYLHVPFCERRCIFCHYPVKFGKFGDKTHPETERYLAALEREMDIFREHLGIDRFVARSILVGGGTPTLLTPAQLDRMLTAFKERVDCSRVTQFNFDVDPGTLVDHYGAERRQILRSHGVDRLTIGIQSLDDKVLAKMHRPHDVKTALAAIDACQADGFQLNIEFIFGYPGQTLEGWMEMIAQAVRLGVDEIQLYRLKIESYGDAQGPIDRIVRLRPQELPVFEDAIRMKQAAIDILAAHGYHENLRRVFSKEPSKYSHYAHNQCCQLYDEVGFGLTAFSSLRDRFLLNTQSFEEYYQRIDSGRLPANRGLKRSLDDQKRWAAVLPLKNRDIDKALYRERTGIEFADAFPTLWKELEGEGLVEDKGAFAGLTKKGAFFADEVCHQFHTPAYIPFAPDEYAPGRLNPYRTQAVV, encoded by the coding sequence ATGAATACTCTAGTGAATACCGCAAGCCATGTCTGGGACCTGGTAGAGCCTGAACATCTGGAACAGCGCGTCCAGGAGTTCAGACGGCTGCGCGAGCTAGGGATGATCGCCCAATCAGGCGATTTTTTCCCTTCGGTGCATTATCCGCCGATCACCATGTATCCGCCCGCTGAGCCTGAGCAGGTCTTGGCGGGCTATACCCTACCGCCGGACGGTCTGTTCGACGTTTATCTGCACGTGCCCTTTTGCGAGCGGCGCTGCATCTTTTGCCATTACCCCGTCAAGTTCGGCAAATTTGGGGATAAGACCCATCCCGAGACTGAGCGCTATCTCGCGGCACTTGAGCGGGAGATGGATATCTTCCGCGAACATTTAGGGATCGATCGTTTTGTCGCCCGCTCGATCCTGGTCGGCGGTGGGACGCCAACCCTGCTTACCCCTGCCCAGCTCGACCGGATGCTGACCGCCTTCAAAGAACGGGTCGATTGTTCGCGAGTCACCCAATTCAACTTCGACGTCGATCCCGGCACCCTGGTCGATCATTATGGCGCTGAGCGGCGCCAGATCCTGCGCTCACATGGCGTCGATCGGTTGACCATCGGTATCCAGTCGCTCGATGACAAGGTCCTGGCCAAGATGCATCGTCCGCACGATGTCAAGACCGCGCTTGCAGCGATCGATGCCTGTCAGGCCGATGGCTTCCAGCTCAACATCGAGTTCATCTTCGGCTACCCGGGGCAAACGCTTGAAGGCTGGATGGAGATGATCGCTCAGGCGGTCAGGCTGGGCGTCGATGAGATCCAGCTCTATCGCCTGAAGATCGAATCCTATGGCGACGCCCAGGGACCGATCGACCGGATCGTGCGTCTGCGTCCCCAGGAACTGCCGGTCTTCGAAGATGCGATCCGCATGAAACAGGCCGCGATCGATATCCTAGCAGCGCATGGCTATCACGAGAATCTGCGGCGCGTCTTTTCCAAGGAGCCGAGTAAATACTCGCACTATGCGCACAACCAGTGCTGTCAGCTCTATGACGAGGTCGGCTTTGGCCTCACCGCCTTCAGCAGCCTGCGCGATCGCTTCTTGCTCAATACTCAGAGCTTCGAGGAGTATTATCAGCGTATCGACTCCGGACGCTTGCCGGCCAATCGCGGGCTCAAACGTAGCTTGGACGATCAAAAACGCTGGGCCGCTGTGCTTCCGCTCAAGAACCGCGACATCGACAAGGCGTTATATCGCGAGCGGACGGGGATCGAGTTTGCCGATGCCTTCCCCACCCTCTGGAAAGAGCTCGAGGGGGAAGGGTTGGTCGAGGACAAGGGCGCCTTTGCGGGGTTGACCAAAAAGGGCGCTTTCTTTGCCGACGAGGTCTGCCATCAATTCCACACCCCAGCCTATATCCCCTTTGCGCCGGATGAATATGCCCCGGGTCGACTCAATCCCTACCGGACCCAAGCTGTCGTATGA
- a CDS encoding DUF1134 domain-containing protein, translating into MRQRWQSFLFLLIGLMALGANLPAQPPAPDAPPQRPTYSEQEILAQVDAFFGQGAENLALAVQKAFRDQGEPNAYIAGEEFGAALGLGVRYGRGVLNTRWVQNRPVFWQGPSIGLDLGVNVAKVFILIYRLPNEAYLFRRFPGIEGSLYVIGGVGVNYLQSGETVIAPIRLGAGWRQGLSAGYMDFTDRAHVNPF; encoded by the coding sequence ATGAGACAACGCTGGCAATCCTTCCTATTCCTGCTGATCGGGCTGATGGCACTCGGTGCAAATCTCCCGGCCCAGCCGCCTGCTCCAGACGCCCCCCCACAGCGCCCGACCTATAGCGAGCAAGAGATCTTGGCACAGGTCGATGCCTTTTTCGGTCAAGGGGCAGAGAACCTAGCGTTGGCCGTGCAAAAGGCCTTTCGCGATCAGGGCGAGCCCAATGCCTATATCGCGGGTGAAGAGTTCGGGGCGGCCTTGGGGCTCGGGGTGCGCTATGGGCGGGGGGTGCTCAATACCCGCTGGGTGCAGAATCGCCCTGTCTTTTGGCAGGGACCCTCAATCGGTCTGGATCTTGGGGTGAATGTCGCCAAGGTCTTCATCCTGATCTATCGCCTGCCCAATGAGGCCTATCTCTTCCGGCGTTTTCCCGGCATTGAGGGTAGCCTGTATGTAATCGGCGGCGTGGGGGTCAATTATCTCCAGTCGGGTGAGACGGTGATCGCCCCGATCCGGCTCGGGGCGGGTTGGCGTCAAGGGTTGAGTGCGGGCTATATGGACTTTACCGATCGTGCGCATGTCAATCCATTCTGA
- a CDS encoding transposase — protein MSLTGVTFPTTAETLSAVAPPLPDGLATGRATLTNRGKVRRKVFAGAMNADILIDFMKRLVKDARGKKIFLILDNLRVHHTKPVKAWLAACANQIEASSLPPYSPALNPNEMLKATITAQAPSRTKDDLKKATVSHLRRLLNSPQRIMCYFQHPKLHDAA, from the coding sequence TTGTCTCTGACAGGAGTGACTTTCCCGACTACGGCAGAGACCCTCTCTGCTGTAGCTCCGCCGTTACCGGACGGACTCGCCACGGGTAGGGCAACGCTGACCAACCGCGGCAAGGTGCGTCGGAAGGTGTTCGCGGGGGCGATGAACGCCGACATCCTGATCGACTTCATGAAGCGGCTCGTCAAGGACGCCAGGGGCAAGAAGATCTTCCTCATCCTCGACAACCTGCGCGTGCATCACACCAAGCCAGTCAAGGCCTGGCTGGCTGCATGCGCCAATCAAATCGAGGCCTCCTCCCTCCCCCCCTACAGCCCAGCACTGAACCCCAACGAGATGCTCAAGGCCACCATCACCGCGCAGGCGCCCTCCCGCACCAAGGACGATCTGAAGAAGGCGACCGTCAGCCACCTGCGCCGCCTTCTCAATTCCCCCCAACGCATCATGTGCTACTTCCAGCATCCCAAGCTCCATGATGCCGCGTAA
- a CDS encoding IS3 family transposase, whose amino-acid sequence MLNESEGGGVALGALEGARSAAGEVKRWSSGRKKQIVLRLLWGELVDALLRELAVPIYRLEEWRDRALAGIDAGLKEGENDPVEKQRDDANWRIGELVMQVEILRKERQAKRPWVGRRSLR is encoded by the coding sequence ATGCTGAATGAGAGTGAGGGTGGTGGGGTTGCGCTGGGTGCGCTGGAAGGGGCGCGTAGCGCGGCGGGCGAGGTCAAGCGCTGGTCGTCGGGGCGGAAGAAACAAATCGTGCTGCGCCTGCTGTGGGGCGAATTGGTGGATGCCCTGTTGCGTGAGCTGGCGGTGCCGATATACCGGCTGGAGGAGTGGCGCGACCGGGCGCTGGCGGGGATCGATGCAGGGCTCAAGGAAGGCGAGAACGATCCGGTTGAGAAACAACGCGATGATGCCAACTGGCGCATTGGCGAGTTGGTGATGCAAGTCGAGATCCTGCGCAAGGAAAGGCAGGCGAAGCGTCCTTGGGTCGGCAGGAGGTCGTTGCGATGA
- a CDS encoding IS3 family transposase codes for MVLLHPTRRGPKPKISDVDLLAAIRADLEASPFVGEGHRKVGARLRILSGIRVSKDRVCRLMRENALLSPHRVPQGSPSAHDGSIQAEAPNQMWGTDGIRIQTVDACCVSIHRASGRVQHYRRLRR; via the coding sequence GTGGTTCTGCTGCATCCGACGCGGCGCGGACCGAAGCCGAAGATTTCTGACGTCGACCTACTGGCCGCCATTCGAGCTGACCTAGAAGCTTCGCCGTTCGTCGGCGAAGGCCATCGCAAGGTCGGGGCGCGGCTGCGCATCCTTTCTGGCATCCGCGTGTCCAAGGATCGCGTCTGCCGCCTGATGCGCGAGAACGCCTTGCTGTCGCCGCACCGGGTACCGCAGGGTTCGCCCTCTGCCCACGATGGGTCGATCCAGGCCGAGGCGCCGAACCAGATGTGGGGCACCGACGGCATCCGCATCCAGACCGTCGACGCCTGCTGTGTCAGTATCCATAGGGCTTCAGGCCGAGTTCAGCACTACCGCCGCCTACGCCGGTAA
- a CDS encoding integrase core domain-containing protein gives MDHGTQYTADDFLKQIAFWGIDQSLAFVAEPQTNGVTERFNRTLKEQAIHARLFCNLKEVRQAVTEFRNRYNRHWRLEKLGFMSPLEARQAYALQKAA, from the coding sequence ATGGATCATGGCACGCAATACACCGCCGACGACTTCCTAAAACAGATCGCGTTCTGGGGTATCGACCAGAGCCTCGCCTTTGTTGCTGAGCCCCAGACCAATGGCGTGACCGAACGCTTCAATCGGACGCTGAAGGAGCAGGCCATCCACGCACGCCTCTTTTGCAACCTTAAAGAAGTCCGGCAGGCTGTCACCGAGTTCAGGAATCGTTACAATCGCCACTGGCGACTCGAAAAACTGGGCTTCATGTCACCCCTCGAAGCCCGGCAGGCTTATGCCCTCCAAAAGGCCGCATGA